GGGTGCATTTTCAATCATCATCCTTGATGTgtgaaaaataaatattctTCCCCATATTTTTCTTGCCAACGAATGATGAGGGAAATAgacctcatcatcatcagaaCCATGGCAGAGAGGCCTCCCTAgtattttttgggggtggggattGGATAGGCTTAAGAATCCTCGCAAAGGAGTGTGCCTACAGAAACAGTGGAGCCATCCACACATCACTAGGCCTGCACCTGCAATTATTAGATCCCACCATTCCCATACAGGATGTCCTCCATATATAAGTAATGCATATTCTGTCACATTGTTCCTCATCATTTGAAATGATGttcaagaaagaaaaggggaaggtGGTAATGAACAGGCGTTTCAGCCAAGCAGGCCATAACTGTCACGTAGCACCTTACCTGGCACTCAAATTTAGTGTGCAGGCAAGCCTATTTTAGCTAAAATGGAGTCTTCCACATGGTATAAAGGTAAACATGGTTAAAAATTCAACAAGGAAGCAAAACAGTTTGACAGTAGAGAATACATAAGAAAAAACAAACTGTGCGGCTTGTCATATATTTGAGTTGAACTACTACTTTTGACATGTGGCCAGTCAGAGATTCAGAGGGACATCTGATCTACTCAATGTTTTGGATGGGCCACATGGCCCCTCCAAATGACGAAAATACAGCACATGTCTAGCCAGGGCTGGCTACATGACCTTTTCATTTTGCTTCAGAAGATCATCAAGGCCAAACCAATAACAAACCATGCAACCAAAACCAATGACTAATCAGTTTTGGCTTAGGAACTTGGAACAGATTGACACACTCATTCAATATGTAGATTCTCTAGACTCATTGGAGCACTCAATTAAAGGTCTAATTAAgtaaaccaaaaagaaaactaCTTAAACATTAAAACAAGTGAATGCATAGTGATTTACCAATTGAACTTAgtattaaagaaataaaagaatccAAAAAACCATACCTAACAGAGAAAGCATTTAATTTCCGTTTCCCCTGAAAGCTTTTCAAGTGTCCATGGATTTGAACATACATCCCATCCCTAATATAGCAAAATGTCAAACGTAAGCGTCAGAAGGTATAAACAGCAtactattcaaaaaaaaaaaaaaaaaaaaaaaaaaaaaaaaaaacagatttctTTAATCTCAGAATGAACATTCAGTTGAAGATACAGCTAATGATTGAATCAATCAAGCAAATATCTGGAAAGGAAGACAGAAAGGCATACAAATGCGTAAACTTACTGTATTCCCTCCATCTCCTTACTGTCTACAGCTTCATTCACCCTGAAAAGGGGTTATACcccaaagaaaaagataaaaacaaacTGTAAGAACATATAATCTGAATTAAAACAACTCAAGAAACCCAGACAACAGTTGGAAAAGATAAAGATTTATCACCATCTGTGACACTCAATTCGCCCTGTTCCATCGTCAAGGGTGAAAGCAATATCTGTAACCCTTTCTGCTTTATTCAACACCATCCCAATCATCGTCACCTAAACAAAGCACAACATCAAAATCCCAATAAATGGAAAGCAAAATGTGggcaactaaaaagaaaaaaaagaaaaagaaaaagaagggcgGAATTAAAAGTTTTAACAGTTTCAGAATATCTACGTTGTTCACATCGACTCCATCAATGACAATATTGGACTTGTCATCATTTGAAAGAGGAGCCTCACTTATCTGCTTCACTGTTAGCGGTAACAACCCCTGATTATCTCGATTCTGCAACACAATCGAATCTTAAATCACGTCCTAAcaatggaaagagagagagagagagagagagagttgaagaAGTATTGCTTACCTTCGCAGAAGAAAAGTTGGTATCGAGGGTTTGAGTAGCCTGAGAAGGCATGAAACCACCGCCTGAGAAGGCGGCAGTACCATCGAACTGGCTAGCGTACATCTTTGCAAAAACCCTAGTGCGTGCCTGTATGAGAGAGAATTATAATAACTGAATTGAATGGTTGATTTTAATAGTTGACCAAAATAGTTTCCCGCCAATTTTCTTATACATTTCCCGCTCGATTACCTTCTCCCCCTtcctactctctctcctctctctgaaacacttcctttattttttaaatcataaccgtctctcctcctccttgttTTAAAAACCTACACTCCGACGCGCACCattaaattttcactttctctctccttcgcttTTTGTTAAATCTCCTCCTTGAGGCAGGTTCTCCAAGCCGTAAGGTACCACTATTAGGTTAAACTAGTTTTCATTACCGTTTCATCATCTTCTCTATTTTATATTAAATTCTcaccctctttctctccttcatttttttttatttatttaatagacctatttcttcatatattttttttgttcctctttctttttattcttctttcgaGAATTCGGATAATATCGAAATTAAATAGAATTGATATTGATACCgatacccctctctctcttttccaatTGTCGGTCCAATACAATACCAATAATGATCCGGTATCGATATCGATACCAATCCACTTATCGGTTACAACAGTTTTGGTATCGAAATTGATATTGTGACCAGTAATGATTTGTATTGGCGTAATTGAAAAAACCGGTATTAGGTCGATACCATCCCCAGTTGAATCGCCGTATCTCCAAATCATTACCATAACAATATACTATCAAATCGTTGTCATAGTAGCATATCATCAAATTGCAATATCACTAAATTGCAGTCAAATCAGTAAATCGTCATATCACCAAATTGCCATGGCAATATTGCCAAATCGCTATCATAGCCCCATATCGCCAAATCTCTATTGTAATTCCATATCACCAAATAGCATGTCTTCATATCACTAAATCACTAACTCGTCATATCGTTAAAGCACTATATCGTGGTCATATCGTTACAATATTGTCAGATTGCCATCATGACGCTCTAATGACTGACTTTCATGGTGTAACAACAACTgtgtagcgcagttggtgagctatggtacacaaaaaacccatgctcatcaggaggtctcgagtttgaATCTCCTGATTGTTATCTACTTCCCCGTCATAATTATgcaaaaaaatgtataaatgaTCCACGTGGAGCCATCACAATATTGGTACCATATCAATATCCCGTAGTATTGACATCAAGCGATACCAGTATGCCCAATATTTCATGAAATGTCAATGTCCCATGAAATATCAATATCCCATATTGGACTGGTATTAATATTGGTGTTGGCCAATAGTGATATTGTTGGAAAACgtatttaaaaataagtttgaaaaTAACTTTATATGTTTGTTTTGAAATTTGGTTTTCCctctactttttatttttgcattacCTTTGAGAAGTGAATTTAGTGTGAGAACCTTTTTATGCAAGGGTCCTACAAGGGGTCACAAGGCCCCATAAGGAGGCAAAGAGAAGACTTACAAGGGAGTTAATTGAGGCCATTGGGCCACACTTATTGGAAATCACATTACAACTAGTAGTGCATCTCAGCACACTTCTTGGAAATCACATAACAACTAGTAGTGCATTGCAACACCTAAGAGGATAAGATGCACTTCAAGAGAGTTGATCCACTTACCAACACTTGGACACGCTCTCAACTGAGCAATGCCATACTGTTGGGCTATGGCCTAGGTGTGCTAGTGTGGAAAATTTAATCCTACTTTGGAAGTGGAAGAGAATGACAAGAGGTTAATATATTAGAATGGAATTCTAAAGGTAAAGGTTCCTTAGAGAGATGTATCTCTCATCACACATGTTCGGGTTGTTTGGAATGCTTTTCACACTTGAGCATGCTGAGTCGAGGTGGGGTGGGGCAGACTTTAAtagaacaaggaagaagaatgctACCATATAGCATGTACCTACGCCAAGACATAATGGCTACGAAAAGGCCACAATGTCCCGTTCTGACAATGCTCACTCATATCCTTCTATTGGCCATGAGTGGTAGTGTGTACATGTGCTATCGAGTAAATATTAGTTTTGTTCTTGATGAATGTGAGATTAGGAGTTTGCAAATTGAttgtttaattttcattttaacctaaATAAAAAAGGCAAAATAGGGATAAGAGTTAAGGAGGGTTTTCAGTTTGATTGAGATTCAGCCTCCAAATTGGAGTTGGACATGTTGCCACATTAAAACACTTTCATATACAAATAGCACCCAAAAAACCACCTCCTAAACCATATACACTTTTTAggatcaaatcataaaaataagagaaaaattcCTCTTGGAACACAATTATATATAGGTAGCATGCATAAAATACTTCCTCGAACATATACCCTTTTTACAATCTCAAGGTAGGATCAATTCACAAAAATAGCAGAAAAATTCCTTTTGGACACCGACAGCCCTTGTAGACACAAACCCCATCTCTTCATTTTGGCACATACATTTGATCTGGCAAGTTTGGCCTAGCAAGAGCCTATGCCCACCCTATGCCTGAAAGCCAGTTCAGGCCTGGGCTGaggcctaacccaacccaactttggaccAAGTTGGGCTTGGATTTCACTCAATCTTAGAGTAGAGCAATGaaaaaaattaccatttttGGCTTTAGAATAGTCTCTTTTGCTATGCACCAGATATTGGATCTCTTTCTTCCAAATCTACTCCCCCCTTACTCTATAAGGTTGTCGTATGCCATTAACCTTAATTACAAAGCCCAAATCTTTTATTCGACAAGTATATGCAAAGAAAGGGGTTTTTCACTCGCAATATAAATCAAGAGTAAGATGATTTACAACTTGCTTGCAGTTGAGCTTATCTACGAGCACTctctctccctgagttcgataTGCTCTTTTCTTATCATTCAAATTGAACTAATAATCCAAAAGGGCGCTTATTCTATTGTATCTAAAGGAAGGCAATCACAATGAGAttggggtaggggtgtcaatatgtCGGGCTGGACTAGGCTGCGCCGGTCTCGGTCAGGCCTAATCGGGCTTGAGCACTTAGAAGCCTTGCAtcgtgaatgcccgtttaagtaaacaggCCTAGCTTTGGAGAACATGGTACGATTAATAATCTGGTTAGTCGGTCTCGGGCTTTAATCAGGCTATCATAAATGGGCTTTAATAGGGCCTTAACtgggctatagacctatttaactttaaacgggttttaaacgagtcatctttaaaattggtttcttaaatgtgcttgaagaggaatatcataaaaatgaggcaaagatgggcataACAAAGAAATCACATAGTTAAAAggaattaagccaaagatgcgtaaagtaactaaattactaaaGTACTTTAACCcatgaaactcaaatcaattaaactatgcctacataatctaagtttagtaagttcaaatcaattaaactatacaTAAAAAAGATGATTGTTCATATAAAAATTACCAtcatctcaattgtacatattATATACCCTTaggactaaatacaaatagtattaaaaaaaaaaaatacaagaaataaaaggggtcaggctaggtcgggcttaaaggagtcggttTAAATCTGGCTTGTAAATGTATTGGACCGGTTGGGCACCCATCAGGCTAGGTGGTTGCACCGTGtactatatatttataaatgtgttgggcttaaactcaacacgtttattaatcgggccggtcCAAGTTGGgccataaatgtgttgggcttggTTAGGCCTACCAATGTGGgtttggaattgacaccccaagGTTGGGGacctggaaaaaaaaacttCCTTTTCAAAAATATGACTGCTATGCCCCTAAGGTCATCCTTTCTTGAATATTATCTCTTCACTTTCTTATCTTACTACTATTAGTTTCCAAATCAGGtcgaaaattttaaattataagTGCACTTCACATCACATAAGTAAGAATAAAGAGAGCTGTCACCTGAAAATAACCCCACTCGTAGGCTCATTTTTAGTTGGGGCTAAGTAGCAAAAAAGAAAGTCTTTCTACCCTTAATCACCAGGACAAGCAAGCGATGGAGGGAACCCCTATTTGAGCAAGCTAATCTATAGCCATTGTTGATCATAGATCAAACAGATTAGGTGTGTTACAGTCAACAGAAGGTGGTACCCCGTCAAGCTTGTGGTTACTATCTCACTTAGTAAACGATATAACCAAATATCTACACTGACAACGTCGGTAATAGGTTGGCCCGATCAGGCGTGATGCCTCCTGCTCGTGTGTCATATCATAAATCATATACATTAAACCATAGTGTTGTAGCTCACGAATCTAATCCATGTGTTTGGGTGCGAAAGAGACAAGTGGAGAGTGACATATTACACTGATAAGAATCGTGAAATCGATATACACTCTTGTCCACCACGGTGTGTATTTGCAGCAGTGAGGCAACCAACAAACATAGCTAGTCAGATACTTAATAAGCGTATTAATGTTGTCACCTAAAGAGGTCAAAGTGGGTAGGGAATCACGATCAGTATCCAATTAAGAAATGGGTGGGGAGTTTTAATTCGATTAACTTTTAGTTTGAGAGAGAGtgagggtggtcgtagatcaggaAACCAAACAAAGAAAGCAAGCAAGTCTTTATTTGGTTATTCGCTCGTCTTGATCATAGTGTCATTTACTGATAACAGTCGGTGCTTATACAGTAAAGAAAGGTTTATTTCATTCATTAGGGGGCTCGATTCGTCATAGGAATATTTTTGGTTCCCGCTCCCTCCTTCTCGGCCCTCTTGCTTACTATGAGTTCGTTTCCTACGATCAGCCCATGCACGATCAAATATAGAGGGTTCGGTATTTCAAATCCATATGCTATATGATTGGACATCTGGCAATACACAACCTCCCCACGGTGGGACAATTGATAGTATGAACGGGAATGGAAGCCTTTCGACCCACTCTCGTATGGCTCACCCTCGAGCCCTAGGTAGGTCAGCCAGGTCTTTCCCCATTATTCTGTTCCCGCCATGAGAAAGACGTATGGAAGAGGTATACTCAGTGCATGCAGGATCTGTTGAGAGTGTATATTGTCTCAATAGGGAATAGTACGTTGGTAAACCAATGTGATCATGACATTGTAGGTGCTTGCAAGGCGATGGATGCGACTTCCCTCATAAGTAATGGACGGTAAAGCCCGTTGTagaactcccccccccccttttactTCATTTCTTTAGTTTTTAGGATCAAAGGAGACACCTAACAGTCCCTACGACAACTCAAGCAACGAATGAGCCCCCAGAGTCAGGTGCATATCTGAACTAAGCTAAAAAACTACAACATGCATTAGTGCAATAGTGCTCATAGAACACTCTTTACTTTGCCCAATTGCTTGCTAGATTCACGTCCCAACTTATCTACAACCAAAGGAGCAAGGCGGAGACACGTTAGCATGCTTTGATGCATTAGTgtttcttaaaagaaaagaaaataataaatataaccaCAAGCGCACGGGTTGCGTGTAAATGCAAATCAAACACGAggaggttgaccttgattaaaATTCAATCTTAATCTACGCAAAATGTACTTAAGGTTGCAAAAATAATTACTAAAATAATTCACATGCAATGAAATTAAGACTAACAATATATAATTCACCTAAACTATGAACctaataaattacaaaaattgtaaaataaagatgacaatgatgatcaaactcaaaagaaaaattttaaaatttaagaatTAACGTTAATCAAAATTCAAAGCTTTAAGAATGATGATTAAAAATTATCAGCAAAGATCTCTAGGAGATAAGAATCCACTTGAGATTAGGTCAATTCACAGTCAAAACACCAAAACATGTACGTATCATGATTAGGTCAATAGGAGATATGGCCAATCAAACTAGATATTTCCCATGAGATTCAATCAAGAAGACAcgaaacacaaaaaataaaattcatgaaTATAGATAGGAGACACAAGAGATACATCGAAAAATATGCATATGGTCTCTTGAGAATGACATGCACAATGCGGAGGCATCCAACGTATAGCTTAAACTATGCACATACAATCAAGCACATAAACATGGTGACCATCAATCCTTCCTTCTTTCATAGTTTCATCCTACCCTGAGTTGAAGGGTTTAGGTGGCAatggaaaaattaaaagaatgatGATGGATTGATGAAGAAGGTattaaactaaataaaaataaaaataaaataagacaaaaactTCCCTGAATGGAGAAACGCAGAGGCTAGAGAAGAAAAATCCAGCTTGTAAAAAATCTGCAAATCTTCCTTGCTTCCAATAAATTGTATGGAGATTACAATTTAAATAAACTGAAATTGCTAAATTTTCCTATGAAcataaagtaaaattacaacttaGAAAAAAGAATTACAACTTATAAACATAAATTATTCAAAGTTGACTGATGAaatgaatgaagaaagagaggggagagagaccTTGGTGTTTTCAGAGAGAGGagagctcctctatttatagaattcAGCAAcctaaagaatgaaaaaaaaaaaaaaaatagaaagcaataaaaatcaaaacttaTAATAGAAACTACCCAAAATTTGATAATCCCAATTCCCTTTACAATATTTCCTTAATccaaaaatagaagataaaaTAGGAACTTTTAGAATATTGTCTAATATAGAAGATCATGGATATGAAACTACTAAATATTCATCCCAACATTGTGGTTACAAACCAAAATATAAGGTTGACTCAGCCTAAATCTTCCTAGTAGAAATCGTCCACCTCATAGGAAATTCTTGAAATTTATTATGTAGATTTTGCCAAGAGGGAATCTCCTAGGATCAGGTTAGAGTTTGGTTCCTTAAGCCGAATTTGATGCTTGTACTCCATTGGATTCACTTTTGGCCTGAAttctgaaaacaagaaaaaataccTCAAGCAGTTATGTTATGTGAATTAAATGATGTAAATAATTTGGCTAATTTGCATATTAATGGTCAACAATTAGCACACTAAGTTAGAGTTTTGGTTTTCTTGCTGTGTTAGCATGCTTTGACGCAGGAGCAGCTTATAGGTTGCACATGCCTGGCTTATAAGTGGTGAGAGGGAACCCAACTATTTTTCTGCCAAAAAACCAAGGTTTACAAAGAATTCTCTTAAGGCCTTGCGTTAGAAGGAATTTGGAGACATCAAGGCAAAATAAGAGAGAGCAGAGAGGAATTGGTGACGATTCAAGGTCTTCTGCAAGAGGACCAATGAACAATGATCTTGTAGGCATAGAGAAAACTTTAAAAGCCAATCATGCTTATCTAGATTTTTCATACGATCATCCATTCATCGAAGATATCCAAGCCAAACTTCTCTAAAGACCGGGTTCGAGAGCCCTATGAATCTCTTTTGGTGATGCTAACACCATATCTTTTTATGCGCCTATGCGCTAATTATAATGAAGCAGCATGCCCATAATGGTATGAGAGTTTTGCAAGAAGGGTAGATCGTTGCTAACACTAAGCCAAAGAGGTGTCCCTGGAGAATTGTCTTAGACACAGATCCTCTGAGCAAAAGCATTTCGGTTCCAGAAGAGAACTTTCATTCTCAAGAAGACGAATTGTCAAGGTCTACCTGTAGCTAAGAAAAAAGGTGCCTCAGGCTTTGTAATGACTACTAGATGCCTTGTTATGAGTTGGAGACCCTTTTAGGTGATTCAGACTCCGGATAAATTATCATCGAAGGAAAGGAGCATCTGAATTTAGAGCTAAAGCATTGGGTCTCGGTGTTAGATGTCTCTCTGAGACGACAGAGGAGCCGAGTAGAACACTGTTGATTGAGAAAAATAGACAGCTGGCCTAAGGCTTAAGAGAGCAGTTTTTAGCCGGAGCACTTTGGGAGAACAGAACCCCGCTCTCTATTAGCAAAGCAAGCAGACAATCCAACCCAACATACACTACCTAGCCCAATGTATCCTAAGCCGCAACCTACAGATACCCTACCGAGGAAGTAGAGTCTACAACGAGAGGAGTGGAAACAGTCGGTTCACAACAATGCTACGAGTCTGAAGGCATTGCTACCGCCTTCACTCTCTGAGTCTCTTGCAACGAACACACTGCTTATTTTCTATATGCGACTAGAGGCGATGGTGAGGGTAAAGATGTTTCTCACCAATAACCGCGAGCCTTGGAACAATACAGAGATCAAATCCTTCATGGCTAAGTCATGGTTGTCCGTCTTTACTACTTAGATGTTCAAGGTGTACACTCCTGACTCCccagttattttttttttaagtgtagGTGTTTGTGAACGATGAAACTCGAGTGGAGAAAGAGGGTTAGGCTCACGAGGGCTTTCAGGCACTAGGGAAGATGATGGATTATAGAGCTAGGGGTGGATCTAATGTTTGTCAATTGAGTTGGGAATGGACGAGCAGCCAGCCGACATGAAAACTTGCCCTTCACCAATAAACAGTAGTTGGGGACGGTTGTTCTCAGTATGTCCGAGACCTTGCCGTTTAGCCGACCAGCTCTTGTCCAATAGCCATTCTGAGTGGAGCGTAGGACAGAGAAGAACAAAATCTTAATGCGTAAGTACAAGACGACGATCATCAATGCAACTGATGGCGTCTTGCCTTAACCTTTAGGGCTAGGGAAGTCTTTGGAATTGCATAAGAAAAGAACGGTTACCTGGATCGATAAGTGAtccgaaaaagaaaaagaaaaaaaaatgaaataagaaaatCTAATTTGATGACATGGAATCTTTGCCAGCTAAGAtatcttctctttctcattgatttttttaattgttttactGTTCAGCTGGTGGAAAGAAAATCTATCTAAAACTAAACAGAGCAGCTACGACATACTTACATATCATTATGAAATGTCAATGTAAATTTGTGAGCTTTATATCTAACACATTTAAGGCCCCTAGGCGAAGAAACCACTATGTGGGTTGTCCTGGAAGAAGCATCTTCTACATGCTTCACACAGAAGACACCCACACCAATGCCTCCCGAGACCATATGagatcatgagtcatgactcatgaccaCTGCGGAGCACGATTTCAAATCCTGTGTCTTATACAACTAGCATTCGCAACAATATTTGATTTGTGCAGCACTTCTTTTACTGATCTACAGATCACAACCACCGCTCCCATGAATTCCGGCCTGACCAACAAATTTTTGAGAGAGCAAAGTTAAAAGTAATACAAgaggaaataataataataaatgaagacGATCGCTGACTACACTTCAAACAAACCAGCATGCCCTTAATACATTCAATTATTAGATAAACTAGGTGGTAGGTTTAATGCTTTCTATTGTCGGTTGAGCACATACAATTATAATTCTTTGCCTGCTCAATGCTTATTAAGAATGCAAGATGATTCAGAAACACATACAAAACAATCCTCCAATGGTTCAATGCAAAAATATCATTCCCCTGACACCCACCCTTCAAGGCTTGGTAGAGGAAGAGCATGATAGTTGCTCCTAGGAAACAGATACTTGAGATCAAATTTGTTGATTACATCAAATTAGCAAaacattgaaaattaaaaaagatgaCACCTCAGAAATATGAATATCCATTAATATGCTTTAGGAGGATGGGTACTCAGTACCATACAGATCTGTAATATCTTGTGCAACAGTCCCAGACATGGCAACTGAACTAGAGCCATGAAAATGTGGCACCGGTTCTACCCCTACTCACATGGCAGATTTCAGCTATCAATCCTCCCCAACAAGGCCCAAACAGTGAATTTTTTTAGCTGCTCCTCAACGTAAAATAGAACCCAACATATTGGCCAAGGAGTGTGTTTGGCTCATGAAAGGCATCATCCATGCGCCTCCTTCAATTGGAGAGGGTTATCTGTCAAGCGTCTCGACTCGATCATGCTGACAGTTAAGgtgaggggaaagaaaaaaaaaacataatttaaagggaaggaaagtcaCAAACCAGGGAATCTTTTTCCCTTGTTTAATCGTTAACATGTCATCTCCAATACACCGGACGTCATTCTATAGAAAAATAAACCTATGCTGACTTTGAAAAGGTTTCTCTGAAGAGATACGAAAAAAGATGACGTCCCAAAGTTGCAAAGAAAACGACTCATATTTACAGCCACAGTAAGATCAACAGGGTTTTCCATTGCAGTATTGCACAGTCAAAGAAAGACAATATGAGACATAGGTATACCTAACTGTCGTAGAACCGGGAACGGCGCCTCCTATATCTGTTAAATACaatcaaaaaatagaaaaaagatatTAAATTAGTGGAAACGAAAAGGATATGTAACTACCACAACAAGCAGGAATATCAGAAAAGAACTGCCAATACAACAGCACCGAATTTATGGTAcaacaagaagaggaagaaaaaggagaacaaGAGGAACATGGTTGAAAAACTAGTCAAACTGGTATTCCACACATCAATCCTTATTCTGAACTTCAGTATACCAAAATAAGTAATTTAATAGTTCTCACGgcgtctaggcaacccaaggtgttgggggggggggcttaGATGCAAAGTGAAACTGTTCACTGCCTTTTCATTCACACGGCACCGAGGGAGAAGAAGTGTTGGCCCTTAACCGAATTTTTACATTTCCCCGGAGTCGAACACTTGATCTTCCTACTCTAAGACCATGTTCGGTgtcgtttcacctaaaagctcgaagTGTCTGGGAAGAGCAGCATCAATGTAAACATCAACGGAAATCACCAAGGCGCCTAGATGCCTAGATGACACCTTGATTATTAGTCAGGAGCAAAGCCAGTATACATAGGGTGGGTCTTACTGCATGGCGGTAAGGTAAGTCCTCCCTACCATCCATTGTGCTACTCATGCATTATACTATTACTACGCTACATGTATGTCAAACAAGAATATGCTCAATTAAGGAGGAGGAATTTTGATGACAAGATTTAGAAATAGGAACAAGTTTGCATGGGAGAATATTTTGTTAAATTTCAGCCAGGTAACAAGGGCATAAAACAAGTGTCAGCCTCTGACAGCCTCTGACACCAATACAAAGTGTTCAACATGGCTACTGTGAAAATTTATAGAGTCACACCAAAAACAGATGGGTCAGTGTCTGAATCAACACGATGACGAGGTGTCTGAcacaacaaatttttttatttttatttttaaatgaactTTCCTTTCACAAAGAATTTTAACAACAAATTCAACCACTTTAACTTGAGAAAGCATATACTCAGAGTACAATGCAGACACACAATATCATTTGTCAAGGTGTTGAAGGAGTACAGTTCTTAAGAGTGAAAGCCTTCGTAAAAGCATATACTTTAAAtgatatcaaaaaaataaaatatacaatTAAATAAGAGAGATAATccttttatcatttatttattcttcAACATGCGCTTGACCTGAAGAGAAAAATGTGAATATAATGAATCTAGAAAACTATTAAGGTTAAGCCAGACGAAAGGGCTAAACAGTTTTCACATGACCATTGTATTAAGGAATATGCTCTGGAGGATATAGACCTCAAATACACCAAGAAACACTTCTTTCCTCTAAGAAGattgaattcaaatttaatCTAGTAAATTTCCAAACTATTCATGTGtaatatatagggaaaaag
This genomic stretch from Macadamia integrifolia cultivar HAES 741 chromosome 2, SCU_Mint_v3, whole genome shotgun sequence harbors:
- the LOC122072131 gene encoding replication protein A 32 kDa subunit A-like isoform X2; translation: MYASQFDGTAAFSGGGFMPSQATQTLDTNFSSAKNRDNQGLLPLTVKQISEAPLSNDDKSNIVIDGVDVNNVTMIGMVLNKAERVTDIAFTLDDGTGRIECHRWVNEAVDSKEMEGIQDGMYVQIHGHLKSFQGKRKLNAFSVRPVTDFNEITCHFLECIYVHLYNTKVKANMMSSVMNTPLQNVSKGHQAATPNQFSGQFGIDGLKGIDQKVLDYLQQPSNLGREKGVHRDELAQQLKVPLEKIMESIRSLEEEGLIYSTIDECHYKSTGNG
- the LOC122072131 gene encoding replication protein A 32 kDa subunit B-like isoform X1, with protein sequence MYASQFDGTAAFSGGGFMPSQATQTLDTNFSSAKNRDNQGLLPLTVKQISEAPLSNDDKSNIVIDGVDVNNVTMIGMVLNKAERVTDIAFTLDDGTGRIECHRWVNEAVDSKEMEGIQDGMYVQIHGHLKSFQGKRKLNAFSVRPVTDFNEITCHFLECIYVHLYNTKVKGGALMQANMMSSVMNTPLQNVSKGHQAATPNQFSGQFGIDGLKGIDQKVLDYLQQPSNLGREKGVHRDELAQQLKVPLEKIMESIRSLEEEGLIYSTIDECHYKSTGNG